GCTGCCGTGTGTGAAAAACCGCCTCTTGTGAATCTGCCCCTTGACGACGGGCGATTCCTGTTTATTGACGGGGTTCAGGACCCCGGTAATCTTGGCGCGATGATCCGTACTGCCGAAGCAGCGGGCATTACGGGAGTGGTGATCGGTGACGGTACAGTGGATGTGTACAATGGCAAGGTGATTCGCTCGACTCAGGGCTCCCTGTTCCATATTCCGGTTCAGAAAATGGATCTCGAAGAAGCGGTCGAGATTTGTAAGGAAGCCAATGTACCCGTTTTTGGCACGAGTCTTCAAGGCAGTACCTTCAATGCCCTGGAGCCGCAAGACACCTTCGCATTGATAATGGGGAACGAGGGGAGCGGCGTGCGTGCAAGGCTCTTGGAGATGACCGATCAGAATCTCTACATCCCGATATACGGGAAGGCAGAGTCTTTGAACGTGGCAGTTGCGTGCGGCATTGTCCTGTATCACCTCAGAGGCATGTAAGACAGAAAAATCCCGGTTAGCGGTTGCCAAAGCAACTGCTTTCGCTTATAATTCATTCATATGTAAGGATACAAATGCAGCGATGGAGAACAGTACTTCGAGGATCCGACATACAGGGAGGACCGGTCATGGATTGAGAGCCGGTTCACGTTTGGAACGAAGGAATTCACTCCTGAGCAGACACCGGAGTATGGCGACAGTCAGAAAGGTGATCCGGCCCAGAAGCCCGTTATCTTCTGTTCGAGTGAGCAGTCCGTGCTGAGCGGGCTGTTAATGAGGGTGGTACCGCGAAGCTTTCGTCCCTTTTATGGGAGGAAGCTTTTTTTGTTTGTCCGGACGTTGTCCGAAGAAGAATAGCGAGTATGAATCAGAAGGAGGAAACAAACATGTTGGATCGACTGCAGGAGCTCCATGATGAGGCGGCGGCGCAGATTGAATCTGCCGTAACGCTCAGTGATCTCCGTGATGTTCGGGTGAAATACTTAGGAAAGAAAGGCCCGATGACAGAACTGATGAAAGGGATGGGCAAACTGTCCAGTGAAGAACGCCCGAAAGTGGGGCAAAAAGCGAACGAAGTCCGCGAGTCATTAACAGGCAAGCTTGATGCAAAAGAAGCGAAACTCGAGTCCGAGGCTCTTGAGGCGAAGCTTCAGGAAGAAAAAGTGGATGTCACACTGCCCGGGCGACCGGTTCCAAAGGGAGGCAGACATCCTCTGACATCCGTCGTGGAAACCATTGAGGATGTGTTTATCGGGATGGGCTTTACCATCGCCGAAGGCCCTGAAGTCGAGACGGATTATTACAACTTTGAATCCCTGAATCTGCCCAAGCACCACCCGGCAAGGGATATGCAGGACACGTTCTTCATTTCGTCCGATCTGCTGCTTCGTACGCAAACCTCACCGGTCCAGACGAGAACAATGGAAAAGCACCAGGGCGTGGGCCCGGTCAAGATTATCTGTCCTGGGAAAGTGTACCGCCGTGATGAGGACGATGCCACGCATTCCCATCAGTTTATGCAGATCGAAGGTCTCGTTGTTGACCGAGGAATTCGTATGAGTGATCTGAAGGGCATCTTTGCGACATTCGTCAAAGAGTATTTCGGTGAGGACCGTGAAATCCGTCTTCGGCCGAGTTTCTTTCCGTTTACCGAACCGTCCGCGGAGCTGGATATTTCCTGTGCCCTATGCGGCGGGAAAGGCTGCCGGACGTGTAAAGGAACAGGCTGGATTGAAGTACTCGGTGCCGGCATGGTGCATCCGAATGTACTCAGAATGGGCGGATTTGATCCGGACGTATACAGCGGATTTGCATTCGGTATGGGCGTCGAGCGTTTTGCGATGCTGAAGTATGGCATTGATGATATCCGCCACTTCTATACGAATGACACGCGCTTTTTATCTCAGTTCAAACATGTGTAAGGAAGAAAAGGAGGAATCAACGTGCTTGTTTCATATAAATGGCTAAAACGCTATGTGAATCTTGATGATGTGACCCCGGAAGAGGTCGCTGAACAGATGACACGGAGCGGAATTGAAGTGGACAGTATTGAAAAAAAAGACGCAGAAATTACAAAATTGCAGGTGGGCAAGGTCCTTTCCTGTGAAAAGCACCCGGATGCAGACAAGCTGAACGTCTGTCAGGTGGACGTCGGAGAAGAGGAGCCGGTCCAAATTGTTTGCGGTGCTGCGAATGTCGGCGCGGATCAGTTTGTTGCGGTCTCCCGTGTTGGCGGACGTCTTCCTGGCGGCATGAAGATCAAGCGCGCGAAACTTCGCGGGGTCGTTTCTGAAGGGATGATCTGCTCACTTCAGGAGCTCGGCTTTGAAGGAAAGGTGATTCCGAAGAAATACGCGGAAGGAATCTATAATTTTCCGAATGAGTATACACCAGGTGAGGATGCAGTGCCGCTTCTCGGTCTTGATGATACCATCCTCGAACTCGATCTGACACCGAACCGCTCCGACGCGCTCAGCATGCTTGGTGTGGCTTATGAGGTAGCGGCGATTTTTGACCGGGACGTGCGGATTCCCGAGACGCCGATCCAGGCGACGGAGCGCTCATCAGAATCGATGATCAATGTCCACGTTGCAAATACTGCGGACAACCCGTATTACGGTGCAACCGTCATTGAAGACGTGACGATTGAAGAGTCACCCCTCTGGCTACAGTCCGCTCTGATGATGAGCGGGGTCCGTCCATTGAATAACATCGTTGATATCACGAACTATGTGCTCTTTGAATATGGCCAGCCGCTGCACGCATTCGACCTCGATCAGTTCGGTTCATCCGAAGTGAGCGTCAGACGGGCATATGACAACGAAGTAATGAAGACCCTCGATGATCAGGAGCGGAAACTGTCACCGGAGCACCTCGTGATCACAAACGGGACGACGCCTGTCGCTCTCGCCGGTGTCATGGGCGGTGCTGACTCTGAAGTGAGTGATCAAACAGGGAGAGTGCTCCTAGAAGCGGCTTATTTTAACCCGGCGGTCGTCCGACAGGCCAGCCGCGAACTCGGGATCCGCAGTGATTCAAGTATCCGGTTTGAGAAAGGCGTTGATCCGAACCGGGTGGAGGCATCCGCTGCGCGGGCCGCAGGTCTGATTCAGGATCTCGCAGGCGGTACGGTACTCCTTCCGGAGGCGAAGGTCGATGAACTGAACCGGGATGAAACGGTGATTACCATCACGCTCGAAAAAATCAACAGCGTCCTCGGGACCTCGCTGATTGTGAGTGATGTCCTGGACGTGATGCGAAAGCTGAAATTCGATGTTACTGAAAACGGGGAAACGTTCACCGTCAACGTGCCTACCCGCAGGCAGGACATTGCCATTCAGGCGGATATCATCGAAGAAGTCGCACGGATCTATGGCTATGATCAAATCCCGACGACACTGCCGAATACGGCAACGACGCCTGGGAAACTCACGCCTGCTCAGGAAGCAAAGCGTAAAGCGAGACGCTACCTTGAAGGAGCGGGTCTTTCTGAAGCGGTGAGCTACTCATTGACGACCAAGGAAAAGGAAGAGGCCCTTGGCTTTACGGATGCAGAAAGCCGCGTCCGCGTCTCCCTTCCGATGAGTGAGGACAGAAGCGCGCTGAGAACAACCCTTGTCCCTCATCTTGTTGATGCACTTCGTCATAATAAAAACCGGAATAACTATGATGTTCATCTCTTTGAGATCGGCTCTGTGTTCCACACGTCAGAAGCGGTCATTACAAAGCAGCCGGATGAAAAAACGTATCTGTCTGCGGCATTTATGGGGAAATGGTTTGATCACGCATGGCAGGGTGAAGTGACAGATGTGGATTTCTTCGCCGTCAAAGGTGTCCTTGAGGGTCTCCTTTCCACATTGAATGTGGAGAACGTTGAGCTCTCTCCGATCGAGAAGGAGGGGTGCCACCCCGGACGAACGGCAGCCGTTCATATTAACGGCGAGGAGGCCGGATTCATCGGTCAGCTTCACCCGGCCGTCGCCAAAGACCTCTCTCTTCCGGATGTCTATGTGTTCGAGCTTCAGTTTGACCGGCTTATGGCCGTCTCAGGCGGGACTGTGAAGTACGAAGCGATTCCGCGCTTCCCGTCTGTCGAGCGGGATATTGCCCTTGTCGTAAACCGCGATATTCAGGCAGGTGAGATCGAACGGACGATCCAAGAAGCAGGAGGCAGTCTTCTTAAGCAGGTCAACGTCTTTGATCTGTATGAAGGGGAGCATCTTGAGGCAGGAAAGAAGTCCATCGCCTTCTCACTCCGTTACCTCGATCCGGCTAAGACACTGACAGAGGAAGATGTGCAGGCTGTCCATGATCAGGTGCTCAAAGCCGTCCATGACAGACATGAAGCAACGCTGCGTCAATAATTCGTCAAGGTAACGCCCTTTTTGGCCTCCGTATTCATGCTATACTGAATGCGGAGGCCGTTATATTTGGCCAATAAAGGAGCGGATCGGGATGTATGAAGTGACAGAAGTGACGTATGTGAACGAAGAAGGGCCGCTGGTGTTTACGGTGATGTTTCATGTCAACGGGGAGCCGACGGTGTTTGCGACGGATGTTCTCTATTCGGTCAACCGGAAACAGTGGCTTGCAAATCCATTCATCACGCATGATTTACAGGCACTGATGAATTTTGGGCCCTGTGCGATTTGCAAAGAGACGCAGGTTGCCTGCCATCCGTTGATTCAAGAGCATAAGGACGTCAAGAGCGGGATTTTGAATCATGATACGTTTGTCCGGCTCGCGTCTGAGCGGTTTGAGGCGAGGGGCGTTGGATTTGGGGTGCGTGAGCTGATGATTGAAACAGACAAAGCGGTCTGGGACAGGATCATTGAGGAGAACCGGCAGGCGACTGACGGCGCATAACGAAACAATCAGGAGCTGAACGGATCAGCTCCTGATTTTTGTTGCATTGGCGAAATGCCATTTTGTCACGGCTTTCAGCGTGTCGGTGCCGTGTCTGTCAGCAATGGCCTGTGCCGCCTGGTCAACCGCTTTTCCGGCACCTTTCGGAACAGGCATGCCGAGCTTCTCTTCAATGCGGTCCATCTCTTCGATGAAGGCATATCGTGCCAGGATGGAGGCTGCGGCAACGGCGGGATGAAGCTGCTCGGCTTTCGTGGCGAAGTAAAGAGGCGTTTCTTCGGACCAGCGAAGCTTCCCCTGTTTCAGGTAGCGGAAATATGTCCCGGGCGGACAGAACTGGTCAATCAGAACCCCGTCAGCTTCAGTGCCTTCCTCATTCAGTTTCGCGATCACATTCGAAATGGCCTGGTGATGCAGCATCGCCTTCATCTGTCCCTGATTCATGCCATCCTGCTGGAGTGCGTTGTATTTGTTGTTGTGGAGTGTCATCAGGCTGTAGGTGCAGGTATCCAACAGCCGCGGAGCAAGGGTGCGGATCAGTTTATCCGTGATGGTTTTTGAATCACGGATGCCCCATGATTCGACCGTCTTCAACTGCTCCTTCGTCAGGTGACAGGCGACGACGGTCATCGGTCCGAAAAAGTCTCCTGTTCCGGTTTCGTCACTGCCGATCAGTTCACGGTTAAGGAGATTGTCAGGCGGAGCGTAGGCATGCTCTCCGACGTCCCCTTTCTTTTTTTTCGGGGCTTTGTCCTCGCCTGATCCCCATTTGGCCGCTTCCGCTTCGGCATTCTTTCCCTGAAAGAGGACTTTTCCGCTGTTATAGGCCGTGATGGACGTACCGTTGACTTGTGCGGCAAAAAGCGCCCCTTGAGGTGTTTTCGGCTTATGGTAATCGGTGTAGTGCCGCTTCATGTTCTGAAGGGCGTCTTTTGACAGTTTGATGACTGAATGGCTCATGGATCTGCAGTCCTTTCTGAACATGTTAAATGGTAGGATGAACCTCTTTCGGAGACTAGTATAACAGAAGAGGGGCCGGTTTTCCCGGGGATATTTCAATTCCTTACCCGTCGTGTTATGATAGTGTACAGGATTTGACGAATGGAGGCTTTCATATGGCAGATGATCAAAGACAGCGGACAACCGTAACGATCTATGGCCAACATTACCGGATCGTCGGAAAAGATGGACCTGAACATGTGGAGAAAGTGGCATCAATGGTGGATGACAAAATGCGAGAACTGAAAGTGTCGAACCCTTATTTGGATGTCTCTAAGCTTGCGGTCCTGACTGCAGTCAATATGTGCCACGAACTGGTTCACCTCCAGGAGCAATCAGAAGATGGAAAGAAAGAAGAGGACAAGTAATTATGGTCACATGGCTTATTGTATTTGGTTTACTGATTGGGTTTTTAGCGGGCTACAGACGGGGGATTGTTCTGCAGCTCGTACATATCATCGGACTTGTTGTGGCATTTATTGTTGCATTACGGTATTATCAGCCGCTCGGTGAAGAGCTGAGGCTCCTGATCCCATTCCCACAGCTGTCAACGGATTCCGGACTCAGTATTATGAACGAAGAATATGGCCGGGAAATGGTGTTTTACAGAGGCATTGCATTTGCAGGCCTGTTTATTGTGACGAGGATCGTCACGCAAATTATCGGCTCCATGCTGGATTTTCTGGCGAATTTGCCGATCATTCATTTTTTCAATCAGTGGGCCGGTGCTCTGTTTGGATTTGTCGAAGCGGTTCTTATCATCGTCGTGCTGCTTCATCTCGGTGCGCTCATCCAGTGGGATTTCCTGCAGGGTGCCATCCAGCAGTCTTCCCTTGCACAGTGGTTTTTCTCTTCCACACCGGTGATCTCCGAACGGATCGTGGACTGGTTCACAACGGAAATGAACGGCTAGCTTCCTGTTCTGCGGGGCAGGGAGCCTTTTCTTTTCAGCGTGCTCAAAAATGGTATACTGATAGAGGCTGAGAGTGCCACCGGTTTGTCTTTCTGAGGAGAAAAATGCTAATGGGATAAACGAACACGGTGTAATCAAAAGACAGGAAACTGGAGGAATGAATCCGATGAGTCAGCTTAATAAAAAAGACATCATTCAACTGCTTGAACGAATTGCAGTCTATTTGGAGATCAAAGGTGAAAATGCCTTTCGGATTTCCGCCTACAGAAAAGCGGCCCAGTCACTCGAACGTGACGAGCGGTCCATTGAAGAGATTGAAGACCCGGCGAAGCTTGCGGGCATCGGTAAAGGCACAGCAGGGATCATCAATGATTTTCTTGAAACAGGCACGACAGAACTGCTTCAGGAGCTTGAGTCTGAAATCCCGGAAGGGCTGTTGCCTCTCTTAAAGCTGCCGGGCCTAGGCGGCAAAAAAATTGGAAAACTGTATCAGGAGCTCGGTGTGGAAAACGCAGAGACCCTGAAGGCTGCGTGTGAAGCCGGTGAGGTCAGTAATCTTGCCGGTTTCGGCAAAAAGACCGAGGAGAAGATTCTCGCAGCCGTGAACGAAATGGGAAAACGGCCGGAACGTCTGCCTTTGCCAGAAGTGACTCGAACGGTGGAGGAACTGACGGCCTTTTTACAGGACATCAAGGAGATCGACCGTTTTGAGCTTGCCGGGAGTTTCCGGCGGGGAAGAGAAACCGTCAAAGACCTCGACTTCATTATATCCACCTCACATCCTGTTTCCGTTGGAGAGAAGCTGGTGACGCATCCGAATGTCACTGCCGTGATCGGACACGGGGAGACAAAAGTGAGTGTGGAACTTACCGACAAAGAGACGATTGTACCCGTTGATTTCCGAATGGTTGAAGATGAATCTTTTGCCACGATGCTGCATCATTTCACCGGATCGAAGGATCATAACGTCCTTTTGCGGCAAATTGCCAAATCGCGGGGCGAGAGCATCAGTGAGTATGGGGTGAAAAATGAGGAATCCGGAGAGGTGACGCATTTCGATACGGAGGCGGATTTCTTTCATCATTTTGATCTGCCGTGGATCGCACCGGAAGTCCGGGAAGGCAAGGAGGAGATCGACGACGCCGCTCATGTGAAAGAGCTTGTTTCGATGGAAGACATGAAAGGTGATCTGCACATGCACACGACCTGGAGTGACGGTGCGCAGTCCATCGATGAAATGATTGAAGCGTGCCGCATGAAAGGGCATGCGTTCATGGCGATTACCGATCATTCGAAGTTTCTTCAGGTTGCAAACGGCCTGACAGAAGAACGACTGAAACGTCAGCACGAGGAGATCCGTACAAAACGGGAGACGGTTGATGATCTGCACGTCTTCACCGGTATTGAAATGGATATCCTGCCCGACGGTTCCCTTGATTACGGGGACGAGGTATTAAAGGAGATCGATTTTGTCATCGCATCCATCCACTCCTCATTCTCACAAGATGAGGAGACCATTATGAAACGTCTCGAAGCTGCCTGCAGGAACCCTCATGTGGCGATGATTGCCCACCCGACGGGACGTCTGATCGGCAGAAGAGACGGTTATCAGGTAAATCTCGAGCGGCTGATTGACCTCGCCGTTCAGACCGGAACCATTCTTGAGATCAACGCCAATCCGAACCGCCTTGATCTGTCCGCAGAATGGGCAGAAAAAGCGCAGGAAAAAGGCGCACTGATCTCGATCAACACGGACGCCCACCGCTATGATATGCTCGATCATTTGAGCTATGGCGTTCGCAATGCGAGACGGGGTTGGATCCGAAAAGAGACAGTCGTCAATACCTGGTCTGTCAAACAGTTGACGGATCATCTGTGGAAAAACCGATTGTAAAGATGGAGGTGCCCTTCTATGCTTGAAAGGGTTTTACGCATACTTGAATACGATAAAATGAAAGACCAGCTTCTGCAGTTTGCAGGCTCGTCCCTGGGAAAGAAGCGG
This genomic window from [Bacillus] selenitireducens MLS10 contains:
- a CDS encoding TrmH family RNA methyltransferase; this encodes MDVIASVQNPRIKAWKKLHTKKGRDKSGLFFIEGDHLIEEAIRSAITIKELILEENQSLPEAWEDPEVPVVWVTQPVLNELCETETPQGFAAVCEKPPLVNLPLDDGRFLFIDGVQDPGNLGAMIRTAEAAGITGVVIGDGTVDVYNGKVIRSTQGSLFHIPVQKMDLEEAVEICKEANVPVFGTSLQGSTFNALEPQDTFALIMGNEGSGVRARLLEMTDQNLYIPIYGKAESLNVAVACGIVLYHLRGM
- the pheS gene encoding phenylalanine--tRNA ligase subunit alpha, which codes for MLDRLQELHDEAAAQIESAVTLSDLRDVRVKYLGKKGPMTELMKGMGKLSSEERPKVGQKANEVRESLTGKLDAKEAKLESEALEAKLQEEKVDVTLPGRPVPKGGRHPLTSVVETIEDVFIGMGFTIAEGPEVETDYYNFESLNLPKHHPARDMQDTFFISSDLLLRTQTSPVQTRTMEKHQGVGPVKIICPGKVYRRDEDDATHSHQFMQIEGLVVDRGIRMSDLKGIFATFVKEYFGEDREIRLRPSFFPFTEPSAELDISCALCGGKGCRTCKGTGWIEVLGAGMVHPNVLRMGGFDPDVYSGFAFGMGVERFAMLKYGIDDIRHFYTNDTRFLSQFKHV
- the pheT gene encoding phenylalanine--tRNA ligase subunit beta, translated to MLVSYKWLKRYVNLDDVTPEEVAEQMTRSGIEVDSIEKKDAEITKLQVGKVLSCEKHPDADKLNVCQVDVGEEEPVQIVCGAANVGADQFVAVSRVGGRLPGGMKIKRAKLRGVVSEGMICSLQELGFEGKVIPKKYAEGIYNFPNEYTPGEDAVPLLGLDDTILELDLTPNRSDALSMLGVAYEVAAIFDRDVRIPETPIQATERSSESMINVHVANTADNPYYGATVIEDVTIEESPLWLQSALMMSGVRPLNNIVDITNYVLFEYGQPLHAFDLDQFGSSEVSVRRAYDNEVMKTLDDQERKLSPEHLVITNGTTPVALAGVMGGADSEVSDQTGRVLLEAAYFNPAVVRQASRELGIRSDSSIRFEKGVDPNRVEASAARAAGLIQDLAGGTVLLPEAKVDELNRDETVITITLEKINSVLGTSLIVSDVLDVMRKLKFDVTENGETFTVNVPTRRQDIAIQADIIEEVARIYGYDQIPTTLPNTATTPGKLTPAQEAKRKARRYLEGAGLSEAVSYSLTTKEKEEALGFTDAESRVRVSLPMSEDRSALRTTLVPHLVDALRHNKNRNNYDVHLFEIGSVFHTSEAVITKQPDEKTYLSAAFMGKWFDHAWQGEVTDVDFFAVKGVLEGLLSTLNVENVELSPIEKEGCHPGRTAAVHINGEEAGFIGQLHPAVAKDLSLPDVYVFELQFDRLMAVSGGTVKYEAIPRFPSVERDIALVVNRDIQAGEIERTIQEAGGSLLKQVNVFDLYEGEHLEAGKKSIAFSLRYLDPAKTLTEEDVQAVHDQVLKAVHDRHEATLRQ
- the rnhC gene encoding ribonuclease HIII, with protein sequence MSHSVIKLSKDALQNMKRHYTDYHKPKTPQGALFAAQVNGTSITAYNSGKVLFQGKNAEAEAAKWGSGEDKAPKKKKGDVGEHAYAPPDNLLNRELIGSDETGTGDFFGPMTVVACHLTKEQLKTVESWGIRDSKTITDKLIRTLAPRLLDTCTYSLMTLHNNKYNALQQDGMNQGQMKAMLHHQAISNVIAKLNEEGTEADGVLIDQFCPPGTYFRYLKQGKLRWSEETPLYFATKAEQLHPAVAAASILARYAFIEEMDRIEEKLGMPVPKGAGKAVDQAAQAIADRHGTDTLKAVTKWHFANATKIRS
- the zapA gene encoding cell division protein ZapA → MADDQRQRTTVTIYGQHYRIVGKDGPEHVEKVASMVDDKMRELKVSNPYLDVSKLAVLTAVNMCHELVHLQEQSEDGKKEEDK
- a CDS encoding CvpA family protein, translated to MVTWLIVFGLLIGFLAGYRRGIVLQLVHIIGLVVAFIVALRYYQPLGEELRLLIPFPQLSTDSGLSIMNEEYGREMVFYRGIAFAGLFIVTRIVTQIIGSMLDFLANLPIIHFFNQWAGALFGFVEAVLIIVVLLHLGALIQWDFLQGAIQQSSLAQWFFSSTPVISERIVDWFTTEMNG
- the polX gene encoding DNA polymerase/3'-5' exonuclease PolX yields the protein MSQLNKKDIIQLLERIAVYLEIKGENAFRISAYRKAAQSLERDERSIEEIEDPAKLAGIGKGTAGIINDFLETGTTELLQELESEIPEGLLPLLKLPGLGGKKIGKLYQELGVENAETLKAACEAGEVSNLAGFGKKTEEKILAAVNEMGKRPERLPLPEVTRTVEELTAFLQDIKEIDRFELAGSFRRGRETVKDLDFIISTSHPVSVGEKLVTHPNVTAVIGHGETKVSVELTDKETIVPVDFRMVEDESFATMLHHFTGSKDHNVLLRQIAKSRGESISEYGVKNEESGEVTHFDTEADFFHHFDLPWIAPEVREGKEEIDDAAHVKELVSMEDMKGDLHMHTTWSDGAQSIDEMIEACRMKGHAFMAITDHSKFLQVANGLTEERLKRQHEEIRTKRETVDDLHVFTGIEMDILPDGSLDYGDEVLKEIDFVIASIHSSFSQDEETIMKRLEAACRNPHVAMIAHPTGRLIGRRDGYQVNLERLIDLAVQTGTILEINANPNRLDLSAEWAEKAQEKGALISINTDAHRYDMLDHLSYGVRNARRGWIRKETVVNTWSVKQLTDHLWKNRL